The proteins below are encoded in one region of Paenisporosarcina cavernae:
- a CDS encoding LemA family protein, with product MKKSLIPILVVVGIIVVLGLMLIPSYNGFVNGEENVDQAYAQVENQLQRRMDLIPNLVKTVEAFAKQERDVIASVTEARAKLAGANSPEDQATANDELTGALSRLLVVVENYPDLKSDANFRQLMDELAGTENRLSVARQDYNAEVADYNKKVKRFPGAMIAGIFGFDEKEYFKASAGAQEVPEVDFEGLSEG from the coding sequence ATGAAAAAGAGTTTAATCCCAATCCTTGTGGTTGTCGGAATTATTGTTGTGTTAGGACTTATGCTTATTCCAAGTTATAACGGATTTGTAAATGGAGAAGAAAATGTCGATCAAGCGTATGCGCAAGTGGAAAATCAATTGCAACGACGCATGGATTTAATCCCGAACTTAGTGAAAACAGTTGAAGCGTTTGCGAAACAAGAACGTGATGTTATCGCAAGCGTGACAGAAGCTCGCGCGAAGCTTGCTGGAGCAAATTCGCCAGAAGATCAAGCAACAGCGAATGATGAATTGACGGGTGCTTTAAGTCGTTTGTTAGTAGTAGTTGAAAATTATCCGGATCTTAAATCGGATGCGAATTTCCGTCAATTGATGGATGAATTAGCTGGAACAGAAAATCGTCTTTCCGTAGCTCGTCAAGACTATAACGCCGAAGTCGCGGATTATAATAAGAAAGTAAAACGTTTTCCTGGTGCGATGATCGCGGGAATCTTTGGATTTGATGAAAAAGAATACTTTAAAGCAAGTGCTGGCGCACAAGAAGTACCAGAAGTAGATT
- a CDS encoding YkvA family protein, with product MNKLKTWAKKLKRQLYVLYLAYQDDRVPWFAKLVTILVVAYALSPIDLIPDFIPIIGYLDDIILVPLGIVLALKLIPEEVRLDCEEMARNNMNPKTPKNWWAGAMVLLLWVAIGYWLILRYTSFF from the coding sequence ATGAACAAACTAAAGACGTGGGCGAAAAAACTTAAACGACAACTCTATGTGCTTTACTTAGCTTATCAAGATGATCGAGTACCTTGGTTTGCCAAACTAGTCACAATCCTTGTAGTTGCTTATGCACTTAGCCCAATTGATCTGATACCTGATTTTATTCCAATAATAGGATACTTAGATGATATTATTTTAGTTCCTCTTGGTATTGTTCTTGCGTTAAAACTTATCCCAGAGGAAGTACGATTGGACTGTGAAGAAATGGCACGCAACAATATGAATCCCAAAACTCCAAAAAATTGGTGGGCTGGAGCAATGGTTCTTCTCTTATGGGTAGCGATTGGTTACTGGCTAATTCTTCGCTATACTTCCTTTTTTTAA
- the clpP gene encoding ATP-dependent Clp endopeptidase proteolytic subunit ClpP, which translates to MNLIPTVIEQTNRGERAYDIYSRLLKDRVIMLGSGIDDNVANSIVAQLLFLEAEDPEKDISIYINSPGGSITAGMAIYDVMQFIKPDVQTVCIGMAASMGAFLLAAGTKGKRYALPNAEVMIHQPLGGAQGQATEIEIAAKRILFLREKLNEILAERTGQPIDIIAKDTDRDNFMTAERAKEYGLVDHIIERSEHKKDMK; encoded by the coding sequence ATGAACTTAATTCCAACAGTTATTGAACAAACAAACCGCGGTGAACGTGCATACGATATTTACTCTCGTTTATTAAAAGACCGTGTAATTATGCTAGGGAGCGGAATTGATGACAACGTGGCAAACTCCATCGTTGCGCAATTACTTTTCTTAGAAGCAGAAGATCCAGAAAAAGATATCTCTATTTACATTAATAGCCCTGGTGGTAGTATTACTGCTGGTATGGCAATTTACGATGTCATGCAATTCATTAAACCAGACGTACAAACAGTATGTATCGGTATGGCAGCATCGATGGGTGCTTTCTTACTTGCTGCAGGAACAAAAGGAAAACGTTATGCACTTCCAAATGCAGAAGTCATGATTCACCAACCACTTGGTGGAGCACAAGGGCAAGCAACGGAAATCGAAATTGCAGCAAAACGTATTTTATTCCTACGTGAAAAATTAAACGAAATTCTTGCAGAACGCACAGGTCAACCAATTGATATCATTGCGAAAGACACAGATCGCGATAACTTTATGACAGCTGAACGTGCAAAAGAATACGGGTTAGTTGACCACATTATCGAACGTAGCGAACACAAAAAAGATATGAAATAA
- a CDS encoding HPr family phosphocarrier protein, with protein sequence MKEQTAEVALKSGLQARQAALFVQEANRFVSDVFLEKEEKKVNAKSIMGVMSLAISRGTTVKIEADGVDEEEAVQALVEMIEKAE encoded by the coding sequence ATGAAAGAGCAAACAGCAGAAGTGGCACTAAAATCCGGATTACAAGCAAGGCAAGCGGCATTATTTGTGCAAGAAGCAAACCGCTTTGTATCAGACGTTTTTTTAGAAAAAGAAGAGAAAAAAGTAAATGCGAAAAGTATTATGGGTGTCATGAGTCTGGCAATTAGTCGTGGAACGACGGTTAAGATTGAAGCAGACGGGGTAGATGAGGAAGAAGCAGTCCAAGCACTTGTGGAAATGATTGAAAAAGCGGAATAA
- the whiA gene encoding DNA-binding protein WhiA, giving the protein MSFASETKKEMTQAEMKPCCSKAELSALIRMNGALGFSNRTISLDVQTENAAIARRLYTMLKSNYPYQVELLVRKKMRLKKNNVYICRVRDGAKHILDDLSIVSETFEFHHHIDKELIKKDCCKRAYLRGAFLAGGSVNNPETSSYHLEIYSLYKDHSEALEKLMNKFRLNAKTIERKKGYVTYLKEAEKIADFLGIAGAHGALLKFEDVRIVRDMRNSVNRLVNCETANLNKTIGAALRQVENIRYIDNAIGLDQLPEKLKEIARLRVEYQDVTLKELGEMVSTGTVSKSGINHRLRKLDEIAEALRSGKSMDQLK; this is encoded by the coding sequence TTGTCGTTTGCATCCGAAACAAAGAAAGAAATGACGCAAGCGGAGATGAAGCCATGTTGTTCTAAGGCTGAATTATCCGCTCTCATACGGATGAACGGTGCGCTCGGATTTTCGAACCGAACGATTAGTTTAGACGTACAAACAGAGAATGCCGCAATAGCAAGACGCTTGTATACCATGTTGAAATCCAATTATCCGTACCAAGTAGAATTACTTGTTCGAAAAAAAATGAGACTGAAGAAAAATAATGTCTATATATGCCGTGTTCGAGACGGTGCAAAGCATATATTAGATGATCTCTCCATTGTCTCGGAAACATTTGAGTTCCATCACCATATTGATAAAGAATTGATTAAAAAAGATTGTTGTAAGAGAGCCTATTTACGAGGAGCGTTTTTAGCAGGAGGTTCAGTCAACAATCCTGAAACGTCTTCGTATCATTTAGAAATCTATTCGTTATACAAAGATCATTCCGAAGCACTAGAAAAATTGATGAACAAATTCCGTTTAAATGCAAAAACAATAGAGCGTAAAAAAGGCTATGTTACGTATTTAAAAGAAGCAGAGAAAATCGCTGACTTTTTAGGGATTGCAGGAGCGCACGGCGCGTTGCTGAAATTTGAAGACGTTCGAATTGTGCGTGATATGCGTAATAGTGTTAACCGACTAGTAAATTGTGAAACAGCGAATTTGAATAAAACCATTGGTGCTGCACTGCGCCAAGTGGAAAATATACGATACATCGACAACGCAATCGGACTCGATCAACTTCCAGAGAAATTAAAGGAGATTGCCCGCTTACGAGTTGAATACCAAGATGTCACATTAAAAGAACTAGGCGAAATGGTGTCTACTGGAACAGTAAGTAAATCCGGTATTAATCATCGTCTTCGTAAATTAGATGAAATAGCAGAAGCTTTACGATCTGGAAAATCGATGGACCAATTGAAATAA